Proteins from a genomic interval of Nostoc sp. TCL240-02:
- a CDS encoding GAF domain-containing protein has product MGQPQKPIAAEQQILSLGRVLQNLREEDEVDVLIETTISYLKEQFDYKLIWIALYDRLNHILFGKGGITPDRDTSFLYQKVVLSPGDLLEQVVIEQHPLGIADLQTEIRAAEWRKIAEKLQIQGTIILPIRYKDRCLGLLLLGSERWGYLLTGEAKARLMMVLGELGALLYQQEIHKQQKQTKRTDEPLLELLENLRTLSNLNQRLEAGVQATHKFISPSRTNVYWFEREGRYFWCRMSNQLVKSDRNSSTQQAAGMTVQDLSDFYYALAVNQIVSIGDARSSLKSHFTAKLLQKLKVRSLLAAPIIWQKNLLGFLAVESNEPRIWTEADKNFVQGVAGLISLIAPNESMESTIKQIQEDAQLTGQVAQGIYSEHELQETLHSCAKKVLARLTATRFLLLQYDPEQNNYQFIYQSQPQNRRPLTFTLNTLKELDGQLLQRSTEAVEIENLDEDLRFFNWRPSLLESGVRSLLICKCTNGHIPAALLVITHETYRSWTTLEKELLWAVSQQIGVIVRQWQLHNRTTQQQKTSQAFEQCLNILTQTQNSKAEVNKKNLEHIALEQIASILGCPLALLLSWSPGENLAEIIPGVIENSQFGIFSDASIPIQSEALIQWALVTENYLTLKVDNLPLETRKWLNTPDKGQILVMALRTNADYEITGVVLLADYQERRWSQQNLNAIATLISQLAWWRRQKQITRLLESTTEELRQLNWYKHRRLEEIQRITALSLKQIHDLGIPANELTQMRYQLLLRQLDHTATSMSGMLKLENWQLHISWETMPIASLLKRSLERIDNLLKQQKLWIGVHGLGQPIDEQESAKNSPLARGVPTSSPQSAMAIAGDIVKIELVIHELLVTACNRSPIGGRIDIWCRRLDASKPSDSKHLSTSGGGEQTSLELSITYNGAIEAQLLTELHDNTPKDVLAPSNLDQPPALHLLICQNLMQELGGELNFYQLPDNRVVSRLLLPLVSHDS; this is encoded by the coding sequence AACCTATAGCCGCCGAACAGCAGATCCTCTCTTTGGGGCGCGTCCTCCAGAACCTCAGAGAAGAAGATGAGGTTGACGTTCTGATTGAAACTACTATTTCTTATCTTAAGGAACAGTTTGATTACAAACTGATTTGGATTGCTCTTTACGATCGCCTGAATCACATATTATTCGGCAAAGGCGGTATTACACCGGATCGTGACACGAGCTTTTTATACCAAAAGGTTGTTCTCAGTCCTGGGGATCTATTAGAGCAAGTGGTGATTGAACAACACCCCTTGGGCATAGCTGATTTACAAACTGAAATCCGCGCCGCCGAATGGCGCAAAATCGCTGAAAAATTGCAGATCCAAGGAACGATTATTTTACCAATTCGCTATAAAGACCGTTGCTTAGGTTTGCTGTTACTGGGTTCAGAACGCTGGGGCTATTTACTAACAGGGGAAGCAAAAGCACGTTTGATGATGGTTTTAGGTGAATTGGGGGCATTGCTTTATCAACAGGAGATACATAAGCAGCAAAAGCAAACCAAGCGAACCGATGAGCCATTATTAGAATTGCTTGAAAATTTACGCACCCTCAGTAACCTTAATCAAAGACTAGAAGCAGGGGTGCAAGCAACTCATAAATTTATTTCACCTAGCCGGACAAATGTTTACTGGTTTGAGCGGGAAGGACGCTACTTTTGGTGTCGGATGAGCAATCAGCTTGTCAAAAGTGATCGCAATTCCAGCACTCAGCAAGCGGCGGGAATGACTGTACAAGACTTGAGTGACTTTTATTATGCTTTGGCAGTTAACCAAATTGTTTCAATTGGTGATGCACGCAGTTCTTTAAAGAGCCATTTTACGGCAAAATTACTGCAAAAGCTGAAAGTGCGATCGCTCCTGGCCGCTCCAATAATCTGGCAAAAGAACTTGCTCGGTTTTCTGGCGGTGGAAAGCAATGAACCTCGAATCTGGACGGAGGCAGACAAAAATTTTGTTCAGGGTGTGGCTGGTTTAATCTCCCTGATTGCACCTAACGAAAGTATGGAAAGCACTATTAAACAGATTCAAGAAGATGCCCAACTGACTGGTCAAGTTGCCCAAGGTATCTATAGCGAACATGAACTTCAAGAAACTTTACACAGCTGTGCTAAAAAAGTTTTAGCTCGACTAACAGCCACCCGCTTTTTACTGTTGCAGTACGATCCTGAACAGAATAATTATCAATTTATTTACCAAAGTCAGCCTCAAAATCGCCGACCATTGACATTTACCCTGAATACTCTCAAAGAATTAGATGGACAGCTTTTGCAACGTTCAACTGAAGCGGTGGAGATTGAGAATTTAGATGAAGATTTACGCTTTTTTAACTGGCGGCCCTCTTTACTAGAAAGTGGAGTGCGATCGCTACTTATTTGTAAATGCACTAATGGTCATATCCCAGCAGCACTTTTGGTCATCACTCACGAAACGTATCGTTCTTGGACAACTCTCGAAAAAGAGTTACTGTGGGCTGTTAGTCAACAGATAGGTGTGATTGTTCGTCAGTGGCAATTACACAACCGCACTACGCAGCAGCAAAAAACTTCCCAGGCGTTTGAGCAATGCTTAAATATCTTGACGCAAACCCAGAATAGCAAAGCCGAAGTCAATAAAAAGAATTTAGAACATATAGCACTCGAACAAATAGCATCAATTCTGGGTTGTCCCCTGGCGTTACTGCTATCTTGGTCGCCCGGTGAAAATTTGGCAGAAATTATTCCTGGAGTGATTGAAAATAGTCAATTTGGGATTTTTTCCGATGCATCTATTCCTATCCAGTCTGAAGCCTTAATTCAGTGGGCATTGGTTACGGAGAATTACCTGACTTTGAAGGTGGATAATTTACCCCTGGAAACTCGAAAATGGTTGAATACTCCAGATAAAGGTCAAATTTTGGTGATGGCATTACGTACCAATGCTGATTATGAAATCACAGGTGTAGTATTGTTAGCAGACTATCAGGAGCGTCGCTGGTCACAACAAAACCTCAATGCGATCGCAACTCTGATTTCTCAATTAGCTTGGTGGCGTCGTCAAAAGCAAATTACCCGCCTTCTAGAATCCACAACAGAGGAATTACGACAACTCAACTGGTACAAACATCGTCGTCTAGAGGAAATCCAAAGAATAACGGCGCTATCCCTGAAACAAATACATGATTTGGGTATTCCTGCTAATGAATTAACTCAGATGCGCTACCAGCTATTGCTAAGACAATTAGACCACACAGCCACTTCCATGAGTGGAATGCTAAAACTTGAGAACTGGCAGCTACATATCAGTTGGGAAACTATGCCCATAGCTAGTTTACTCAAGCGATCGCTCGAACGCATCGACAATTTACTCAAACAACAAAAGCTGTGGATTGGTGTACATGGCTTGGGACAACCAATTGATGAGCAAGAATCAGCAAAGAATTCTCCATTAGCTAGAGGCGTTCCTACTTCCAGCCCTCAATCTGCAATGGCGATCGCTGGTGATATTGTCAAAATTGAATTAGTTATCCATGAATTATTGGTTACTGCCTGTAACCGTTCTCCAATTGGCGGCAGAATTGATATTTGGTGTCGTCGTTTAGATGCGTCAAAACCCTCAGATTCAAAGCATTTATCTACAAGTGGAGGGGGTGAACAGACATCGCTGGAACTGTCAATTACATACAACGGTGCGATCGAAGCACAGCTACTAACAGAACTACATGATAATACACCCAAAGATGTGCTTGCTCCCTCCAACCTCGACCAACCCCCAGCTTTACATCTGCTAATCTGCCAAAACCTCATGCAGGAGTTGGGAGGAGAGTTGAATTTTTATCAATTACCAGATAATCGGGTAGTTAGCCGCTTGCTGTTGCCGTTAGTTAGCCATGATTCTTAG
- a CDS encoding DUF2256 domain-containing protein yields the protein MGRVRSKSDLPTKICPVCQRPFTWRKKWQDCWDDVKYCSERCRRRRSEAQNETNRNTDANSAGD from the coding sequence ATGGGGCGTGTTCGTTCTAAATCTGACCTACCTACAAAAATTTGTCCGGTATGTCAACGTCCTTTTACATGGCGTAAAAAGTGGCAAGATTGCTGGGACGATGTGAAATACTGCTCAGAACGTTGTCGTCGTCGCCGTTCTGAAGCCCAAAATGAAACTAATCGCAACACAGACGCAAATAGCGCAGGGGATTAA